CAGGGCATGCACGCTGACCATCGCCGGCAGCACATCACCGAAGCGAAATGTCCCGGCGGCGGCCAGTTCGCACGAACAGAGCGCGGCGGCGGCGATCACAGTGACCCAGCTCGCCGCCGCGGCCGCGACCACTTTTCCCAGTGGGCTCGACGCGAAGCGCTGAATGCCCTGGTAAGCCGCGTAGCCGAACATCGACCCGATCACGCCCATGTCCAGGATATTCGCCCCGAGCGTCGAAACTCCGCCGTCGCCGAACAGCAGGCATTGCACGGCGAGCACGATCGCGATCGCCCATGTTCCGAGCCACGGACCGAGAATCGCCCCGGCGAGAACACCGCCAATCAAATGCCCGGATGTCCCAGCGGCGATCGGAAAACTGACCATCTGCGCGGCGAAGATCCCGGCGCTAGTGGCGGCCAAAAGCCGCGCCGACGGGCCTCCCTCGCGCCGGGCTTGAATCGCGGCAAACGCCAGCGCCCCGGCCGCCGCCACGGATGTGACCGCACAGGTGGTCGGGTCCAAATAATGATCGGGCAGGTGCATCGTTGATTCCTTCGCTGATTGAACAGGCGAGCACGAAACCTTGAATCCATGCCAGTTCCCATTCTGCCGAACGAGCGAACTCGTGGCAAGCTGGGTTTCGAGTCCCCTTGCAGGCTGAGAATCCGGCGTCAATGATGTAACGATTGTCGATACTCCGGCGTGATTGTTGAAAGGCTTTTTTATGAGGAGGCCAGGAATCCAGGAGGAAGGCTCACGATTCAAAACCGTTCCTCTCCTGCCTTCCTGGCTTCCTCATAAAAACTCTTCTTACTTTTGGTCTGCAACGGCGCTTGGATGTATATTGGCTCAACTTTAATCGAAGCGACATTTGCCGAGGCGTTTCGGTTGCGTTTCGTGCGATTGGTCGTCACGGCACACGACGATTATTGGCGGCGGGCCGCGGCCGGCGAGGCGACCGGCTACGCCAGCTCGATTATCGGCTGCGATGCCGAGGCCGGGATCGAGCGCTGGCTCGAGCCGGAGGAAACGCCCGACCGCCGGCCGGGAGTGGCGCTCCTGGCGTTCGGGTTTTCGACCGAGAGCCTCGGCAAGGCGATTCTGGCGCGCACCGGGCAATGCCTGATGACCTGTCCGAGCACGGCGGTTTACGATGGATTGCCCGACGCGACGGATCGCGTGCCGCTAGGCCGACTGCTGCGGTTCTTCGGCGACGGCCATCAGAAGAGCAAGCTGATCGGCTCTCGGCGGTATTGGCGAATTCCGGTGATGGACGGCGAGTTCCTGGTCGAGGAATCGCTGGGCGTCGAAAAAGGAATCGGTGGCGGAAATGTGCTGATTCAAGGCACGTCGCTCGAAGGCACGCTCGACGCCGCACGCCGCGGCATCGCGGCCATCGCGCCACTGCCGGGCGTGATCGCGCCGTTTCCCGGCGGCGTCGCGCGCAGCGGCAGCAAAGTCGGCTCGCGCTACAAAGCGCTCAAGGCCTCGACCGCCGAGGCCTTCTGCCCGACGCTCTGCGGCCGGGTCGAAAGCCAATTGCATCCGGAGGCGAATTACTGCCTAGAGATCGTGATCGACGGGATTGACGAAGCGGCGATCCGCCGCGCAATGACCGTCGCGATTCGCGCCGCGGTGGGACCGGAAATCGTCGCCATCTCCGCCGGTAACTACGGCGGCAAGCTGGGAAAGTTTCATTTCCAGTTGCGCGAGCTGCTGGCGGCGGGAGAGAGTGGCAAGTGACAAGTGGCAAGTGTTGTGCGACGCCGGCGTTGTCGAATGAGCACGTTTTTTCGATGCAGTGTCGCTAGAATTTGGGACATGATCGACGAGCCAACCAAAGCTGATCCGCCCATCGCCGCCGGCAAGCCGTGCCGCCGCTGGTTTCAGTACAGCCTGCGCTCGCTGATGGTGTTGGTGCTGCTGGCAGGCATCGGGATGACGTGGCTTGTCGCGATCAAGAATCGGGCCGAGCGACAGAAAATGGCGGTTGAGACAATCCTGAAAGGCGGCGGGTTTGTCGTGTACGACTTTCAGATGCAAATACTTCCGTCCGGCGCATCGAACTACACAGATAATGCGACGCCGCCTGGACCAGCATGGCTTCGGAAGGTGTTGGGAGACGATTTTTTCACAAACGTAGTCGGGGCGCGAATCGTGACAGAGGCCGGTTTGGATCAAATCGAACTTTTGAGCCGGCTTCAAAAGCTTGAATTGAACGGCGTAATGATCACCGATTCTAGATTGGAACAGCTCAAGCAAGCGATCCAGCTCGACGCGTTGACACTCGATAACACAAATATCGCTGACGCCGGGCTGGAAAAACTCGCCGGATTGAGACGACTTGAAACGCTCAGCCTTGCCAGGACCCAGGTCACCGATGCCGGGTTAGAAAAACTTGCCCAATTGAGGCAAATCAAGTACCTGGACCTTAGTTGGACCAAGGTCACTGATACTGGGTTGAAGCACCTACGTGGACTGACCCAACTTCAAGAATTGCGGCTCGGAAATACCCGGATCACAGGCGTCGGGCTAGAACAACTTTGCGATCTGCCCCAACTTCACAACTTGTACGTTGACGACACTCAACTCACCGATGCAGGCGCATTATCTTTGTCGCGACTGAGCCAACTCCAGAAGTTGGATTTGGACGGCACTCCGGTGACGGATACCGGTATGGAGGCGCTTCGCGAACTTAAGAATCTGCGCGGGTTGCAACTTTCTAGAACTCGAACCCACGTCACCGACGAGGGCGTCGCAAAACTTCATCGAGCACTCCCGGACTGCCAAATTTACCGCTAGTAAGACAAGACTCTCCAATCAAGAAAGCTCCGTCATGAGAAAGATCGAAGCCGTCATTCGCCATTTCAAGCTCGAGGAAGTCAAGGACGCGCTCAATGCCAAGGGGGTTCAAGGTATGACCGTCACCGAGGTCCGCGGATTCGGCCGGCAGAAGGGGCAGAGGGAGACTTATCGCGGGGCGGAATATGCCGTCGATTTTCTTCCCAAGGTCAAGATCGAGGTCGTCGTCGCGGACAACGACGCAGCCGACCTGATCGACACGATCATGAAAACAGCCCGCACCGGTCAAGTCGGCGACGGCAAAATCTTCCTCAGCGAGCTGCTGGAAGTGATCCGCATCCGTACGGGGGAGACCGCGGAAACGGCGGTGTGAGCGGAGGGGGCTCGGGACTGGGGGCTAGGGGCTCGGAAATGGCTGCCGCTTCGCGGCGAACGCGTGAGATCATCGTAGTTGGTGTGCCTGACCTTCGTGAACGCGCCGAGTCCGCTTGCGCGTCCCCTAGTCCCCAGCCCCCAGTCCCTAGCCCCTAGGAGCGGCCGAGCGGATTTCGTCGCTGGCTTGGTCGGCGTATTTGGCAAAGTTCTGCTGGAAGAGCGCGGCGAGATTTTTGGCTGCCGTGCGGTAGGCCGCCGGATCGGGCCACGTCTTCTCGGGTTGCAGCATCTCGTCGGGAACGCTGGGGCAGCGCACTGGCGCCGCTAGCCCGAAGATCGGATCGGTAACAGTCGGACTGTCCGCCAGCGCGCCGCTGTGGATGGCGTCGATGATGGCCCGCGTGTAGGCCAACTTCATCCGCGAGCCGACTCCATACGCCCCGCCGGACCAACCGGTATTCACCAGCCAGGTTTGCGCCCCGTGTTTCTTGAGCTTCGCGGCCAGCATCTCGGCGTAGACCGTCGGATGCCGCACGAGGAATGCCGCGCTGAAGCAAGCGGAG
The nucleotide sequence above comes from Pirellulales bacterium. Encoded proteins:
- a CDS encoding energy-coupling factor ABC transporter permease codes for the protein MHLPDHYLDPTTCAVTSVAAAGALAFAAIQARREGGPSARLLAATSAGIFAAQMVSFPIAAGTSGHLIGGVLAGAILGPWLGTWAIAIVLAVQCLLFGDGGVSTLGANILDMGVIGSMFGYAAYQGIQRFASSPLGKVVAAAAASWVTVIAAAALCSCELAAAGTFRFGDVLPAMVSVHALMGVCEALITAAVIVLLMRIAPAMLYDSSRQLGASSTTGWRKASTIGFAAALLIALMLAPWASTAPDGLERVAGRLGLAEQGGARLVSTPITDYKLAGIESPALGIALAGAIGVAAAFSAAGVSSILMRRMIAASAESRRLSRPFTPTAS
- the fhcD gene encoding formylmethanofuran--tetrahydromethanopterin N-formyltransferase; amino-acid sequence: MYIGSTLIEATFAEAFRLRFVRLVVTAHDDYWRRAAAGEATGYASSIIGCDAEAGIERWLEPEETPDRRPGVALLAFGFSTESLGKAILARTGQCLMTCPSTAVYDGLPDATDRVPLGRLLRFFGDGHQKSKLIGSRRYWRIPVMDGEFLVEESLGVEKGIGGGNVLIQGTSLEGTLDAARRGIAAIAPLPGVIAPFPGGVARSGSKVGSRYKALKASTAEAFCPTLCGRVESQLHPEANYCLEIVIDGIDEAAIRRAMTVAIRAAVGPEIVAISAGNYGGKLGKFHFQLRELLAAGESGK
- a CDS encoding P-II family nitrogen regulator; translation: MRKIEAVIRHFKLEEVKDALNAKGVQGMTVTEVRGFGRQKGQRETYRGAEYAVDFLPKVKIEVVVADNDAADLIDTIMKTARTGQVGDGKIFLSELLEVIRIRTGETAETAV